In Cryptomeria japonica chromosome 10, Sugi_1.0, whole genome shotgun sequence, a genomic segment contains:
- the LOC131059820 gene encoding early nodulin-93, whose translation MGIAINARNWWAVRRQDMAMASTPFPLTTPNANSTAQLTAKQCSQDGVKAGAKAAAIAFVASAIPVMMGARAIPWARANLNYAAQAHIISLVSGAAYFIVTDKTILASARKNSFEELASHGEASF comes from the exons ATGGGTATTGCAATTAATGCACGAAACTGGTGGGCAGTGAGGAGGCAGGACATGGCCATGGCTTCCACGCCTTTTCCTCTCACTACACCCAATGCCAATTCCACTGCTCAACTCACAGCGAAGCAATGCTCCCaag ATGGAGTGAAAGCAGGGGCAAAGGCAGCCGCAATTGCATTTGTTGCATCTGCAATCCCCGTG ATGATGGGAGCACGGGCCATTCCTTGGGCAAGGGCGAATCTAAACTATGCTGCTCAGGCACATATCATCTCTTTAG TTAGTGGAGCAGCATACTTTATAGTAACAGACAAGACTATTTTGGCATCTGCACGGAAAAACTCGTTTGAAGAATTAGCAAGTCATGGGGAAGCCTCCTTCTGA
- the LOC131059892 gene encoding early nodulin-93: protein MGIAINARNWWTVRRQDMTMASTPFRFTTPNSSAQLTAKQCSHDGVKAGAKAAAIAFVASAIPVLMGARAIPWARANLNYAAQAHIISLVTGAAYFIVADKTILASARKNSFEELASHGEPSFRMLGTVV, encoded by the exons ATGGGCATTGCAATTAATGCACGCAACTGGTGGACAGTGAGGAGGCAGGACATGACCATGGCTTCCACGCCTTTTCGTTTCACTACACCCAATTCCTCTGCTCAACTCACAGCGAAGCAATGCTCACACG aTGGAGTGAAAGCAGGGGCAAAGGCAGCCGCAATTGCATTTGTCGCATCTGCAATCCCCGTG TTGATGGGAGCACGGGCCATTCCCTGGGCAAGGGCGAATCTCAACTATGCAGCTCAGGCACATATCATCTCTCTAG TCACTGGAGCAGCATACTTTATTGTAGCAGACAAGACTATTTTGGCATCTGCACGAAAAAACTCGTTTGAAGAATTGGCAAGTCATGGAGAACCCTCCTTCCGAATGCTGGGAACAGTTGTGTAA